A portion of the Sabethes cyaneus chromosome 3, idSabCyanKW18_F2, whole genome shotgun sequence genome contains these proteins:
- the LOC128743802 gene encoding ejaculatory bulb-specific protein 3-like — translation MMMPSLSVSLVFVFGLMLTVVVSAQKYTDKFDNINVDQVLGNDRILNNYLKCLLEKGPCTQEGRELKKLLPDALKTNCEKCSEKQKTNSRKVINHLETKKQAEWKKLLDKYDPEGIYKSKFEKLNKSAA, via the exons ATGATGATGCCGTCGCTGTCCGTGTCACTGGTCTTCGTGTTCGGTCTGATGCTGACCGTCGTCGTGAGCGCACAAAAGTACACCGATAAATTCGACAACATCAACGTCGATCAGGTGCTCGGCAACGACCGCATCCTGAACAACTACCTCAAGTGCCTGCTGGAGAAGGGACCGTGCACCCAGGAGGGACGGGAGCTGAAGA AACTCCTCCCCGATGCACTGAAGACAAATTGtgaaaaatgcagcgaaaaacAGAAGACCAACTCCCGCAAGGTTATTAACCATTTGGAGACCAAGAAGCAGGCTGAGTGGAAGAAACTTCTCGACAAGTACGACCCGGAGGGTATTTACAAGAGCAAGTTCGAGAAGTTGAATAAGAGCGCTGCTTAG